GAGGTTATTGCTGATCATATTGCAGAACAGGGATTTACGAATATTTTAATTGTAAATGACCATCTTCAATGGAAAAATATTGAAATTTCTACCACCAAAGGCCAGCACGGTACCGGAGAAATTGGAGAAAAAATGGGAATAGTAAACGGTTTCGTTTTTAAAAAAGAAGATAAATCAGTTTACATCGCAGGAGATACCATTTGGTATGATGAAATTGCACAGGAACTCAACAAACATCAGCCACAGCACATTATTGTAGCTGGAGGAGCTGCTACTTTTTCCGTAGGAGATCCTATTATTATGACCAGCGAGAACATTAAAAAAGTCTGTGAATACGCTCCGGAATCCACTGTTTGGGTAACCCATTTGGAAGCCGTAAGCCATTGCAGGGAAGACCGGAAATTTATTCAGGATAAGATCAGAGAAAGCGGTCTGGAAAACAGATGTTTTATTCTTGATGACGGGCAGGAAGTTGAGCTTCATTTTTAATATTGAAGACAGAAAGTAATAATATAATTATAAAGGATAGAGCTTAAGCCTATCCTTTATTGTTTTTTATAAACACTCAGTTTAATCTTCCACATACTTATTTCTCGCTGCTTTCAACCCAAAATACAGCATTAGTAATACTGCAAAACTTAACAGATAGAAAGAGCTGTTCCAGGAAATATCCCAATCATGCAGCTTGCCAAACAGCGGAGGCCCGAATGCAGCAATCAAGTATCCTACAGACTGAGCCATTCCCGATATCTTAACTGCATTAATGCTGCTTTTCGTCCTCGTAGAAAAGAACAGAATCGAAAGACTGAAAGACAATCCGTTAGAAATCCCTATAATCACAGCATTCACATAGATCCACTGAGACTTCAGAAATACAAACATCATTGTACTTCCGAACATCAGAGCACATATAAAGAGGATCATAAGCCTCTGATCTTTCATTTTACTGGCAATAATCGGGCAGCAGAATGTTACAGGAATCATGGTAATCTGAATCACAAAAAACACCCATCCGGAACTTTCTCCCTGCATATGATAATCGGCAAGAAACGAAGGAAGCCACGCTACCAGACAGTAGTAAAATAATGACTGTAGTCCCATAAAAATACTGATATTCCATGCCTGTGCAGATTTGAACATATTAAAATCCGAAGTGCTGAGTGCCATTTTAGATGAGTTTGGATTTCTTTTATTAAAGATGAATTCCAGTGACAACACCAGAAAACCCAATGCCGCAATCACCAGCCAGATTCCAAGAGAACCTTTCCAGCCAAAACCCGTCAATTCTCCAATTTTCACACTGAATCCGGAAGCTAAAGCAGCTGTAAGATTCATAGATACAGCAAAAATACCTGTCATGAGAGCAATCTGTTTAGGGAAATTATTCTTCACATATCCCGGAGTAACCACGTTCCCGATGCATATTCCTAAACCAATAAATATTGATCCTAAAAACAAAAGCCAGAGCGATCCGGTAATTCGCAGAAACAATCCGAAGCTTAAAATAATCAGGGAATACATCAGAAGCTTACTGATCCCCAGTTTATTAGAAAACCGACTGACTAAAACTGAACAGGCTGCAAACATAAACAGTGGAATAGAAGTAAGCAGACTTACCTGAAAATTATCCAGTTTCAAAGCATCTCTTACTTCTCCCAATACAGGAGCCACTGCCACAATGGGCGAACGCAGGTTGCTGGAAATTAATATAACTACCAGAACATTAATGAGTAATAAAACATACGAAGCATTCTTTTTTACTTCATTCTTCATCATAATAAAAACTTTTGTACAAAAATAATATAGTAATTTTGTTTAATTTTGCCAAAGTTTTAACCTGAAACGACATGAACGCCAACGACGGTATTATAATAGACGATCTGAAGAAACCCTATTTTGTATGGTTTGAAGAAAACTGGGTTCATGATGACGTTCTTCATCATCACCAAAAAGGGCAGCTGGTATACGTAGAAAGCGGGTTCCAGTATATCACCATTGAAGAAAAAATATACCTTCTTCCGCAGAACCATGCGGTATGGATTCCTCCTAATGCTGTTCACAAAACCAATTCTCACTCAGAAAAGATCAAACTGATGATCATGTTTGCAGAGATTAGTACAAAAGTTCCATTTTATCAGAAAGTGAATGTATTTTCCGTTCCACCGGTTTTAAAAGAAATGATAAAATATGCTGAAAAATGGTCTAAGCTGATGACATCAGACGACGATGAAAATGTATTTTTAAAAGCACTTTTCAATGAACTTCCGAGGTTTGTAGAGCATTCTCTTACCCTTCACATCAGTCTTCCTAAAGATCAGCGTCTTACCAAAGTCATGAAGTATCTTCACACCCATTATCAGCATGACATTAAGATGGAAGATCTCAGTGATACAGCACTCTTATCTTTCCGTACTCTGGAACGTATTTTCAAAAAAGAAACCGGGCTTACTTTAAGCAAATACCAGCAGATGCTTCGCATTATTAAAAGTCTGGAGTTTTTAAGCTCAGGTGATCTCACTATTTCTGAAACCGCATACAAAGTAGGATATAAAAGTGTGCAGGCCTATACAAGAAGTTTTTTTTCTGTGATGCAATTCCGGCCAACAGATTTTATTAAAACCATCTAAAAGCCCTTCAAAGTACCTGCAAGAGGGGTGGAAATATAACAAAAAAGGGATTTATTAACCTGTTAAAACTTCCTGTATTCCTTTGTAGAAAAGCGATTGGCTCATTTGAAAAACAGAATATTTCACATTTAAGATAATTTTTCACTTCAATAGCCTATATTCAATTATGAGATTATTAGAAATAAAAAGGTCCCCACGAATGGAGACCTTAAAAAAACACAAATGATGAAAAAAAATTATTTCGATTCACAAATATAAGCAAAAATCCCGTTATACAAGACACTATAAGTTCAATTTTTTTAAAAATTGTTTATTTTAAGTAAAAATAAATATTCACTAAATGATTTTAATTTTTTTTAGGATTCCGGAATTCTTTACACAAAAAGATTGGCTAACAAAGATAATTCGCCACCTGATGAATTGTGAACGGTTTTTTAACTCAAAATAAAGAATAGCTAAAAGTGAATTATTCCCTAAACAAAGCTGTTTGATTATAGTTTTCAAACATTTGTTTAACTATTTTGTGACGCCAATCATAAAAATGTGTACGGTTTTTGTAGTAGTTTCCCAAAACATATAATTGCATGAGTCCAAAAACATTCAAGGGAGTTCCTACACAAAAATTCGGTGGTTTCCATGATACGGAAAGCAGGATACTATTTAAGCAGGACTTGATTCCGTTGAAGTTTGAAATATTGAAAGAAAAATTCTTATCAATTAATAAATGGGAAGATTATTGCGGAAAAGAATTTGCGTCATTTAAACTCTATGACTTCAATGGTCATCCGGCAGATCGTGAACCTCAAAAAGGAGATTTTATCCGTATCGATATTCCGGGGCCGGGAGAGAAGGAAGCCAAAGGATATGATTGGGTAGAAATTACCGATTTCTGCTTCTATGAAGACAGCTTTTCCGAAAGTATATCCATGATCTGCAGGCCATCCAGAAATCCTCAGGATAAAAAAAGTAAACATATTGCCCACTTTTACAGTTCTGCAGCCAGCTCTACCTTTATGATCTCCAGAAACCCAGCCCACTTGAAAGCTGCAGTATATGGCAGAAATGAAAGACCTAATTTCAATGCTAACTTCTTCGATATTATAAGAAATGTCACCATTGCTGCCGGAGGAATGGTGGGGACTGCTAAAATACAGTGGAAATGTCTTACTGATGGTTTTTTAAATCTTGATTAAAACTGTTCTGCTTTTTTTGATCTAAGTCAAAATTTTTTATTTGTTGTACCGGGACCTTTGTACCCGAATATTTTAAACAAAATTTATGAGTACAACATTAGAAAAAGGGCAGACGATTAATTTCTGCCATTTCCTGGATGAAAATCCTGTAGTGGTAAGAAGGCTTTCTAATAAAATGATGGCTTCATATCTTAATATTTCAAAGTCAGATTAAAATCTAGGCTTTGATTTTTGTTTGATGAAACTAACATTATTACGAAGAGTTATTATTTATTTAAACTGCTTTTAAACTGGCTAAAATTCTCAAAAAATTAATATCAGAGCCTTCTTAAGAAAAATTTAAGCCTTATATTTGCATCCATGTTAAAATGGTTCTCCATATTATGTTCAATGATGTATGTACTGGCTACCACCAATGCGGGGGAAGTATTAAAAGTGCCTATGTTTGTTGAACACTTCATGGAATACCACGGAAGCTTTTCAGAATTTGTTATGGAGCACTACGATAATCACAAAGAGGATTCTGACTGGGATGCAGATCAGAAACTGCCGTTTATCAATCCGCCAATTGTATTGACTGTACATGCCCAGCTTCCGCAGCTTTCATTCGAAATAAAAAAACCTAAGGAAATTACTGTTTCCCAAAAAAGCAGTATTTATAAGGAAAAAGATTTCTCTAATCAATATCTTTCTCAGATTTTCCAGCCTCCTCGGCTTTCTTAATCAACTTTACATTGAAAATTAACACTTTATGTTTTTTACTTAAAGTACTGAATTCTTGTTACATATCAATTAATCCGTAATGCATTGTATTGATGCTTAAGCCTTAACGAGAGAAGTTACAAACGCTTGTTTTGATACTTTAATTGTTGGGAGAATTTCAGCCTCTATAAAGCATTCCGAGTTACAATTAATAGTTTTTCCATGTTAAATAAAATCATTGAGTTTTCTGTAAAGAATAAACTCATCATTGCTCTGTTTACAGGGGCTCTCATCATTTTTGGGGTTTATGAAACCACCCAACTTCCCATTGATGCCCAGCCGGACATTACCAATAACCAGGTTCAGATCATTACTACAGCTCCTTCGTACGGTGCAGCAGATATAGAACGTCTTGTTACATTTCCTATTGAACAAGCTACCAGCAATATCAGCGGAATTACGGAGCTGAGAAGTTTCTCCCGATTCGGACTTTCACTGGTGACTGTTGTTTTTGATGACAAGACTGATGTGTATTGGGCACGCCAGCAGGTTCAGGAACGTTTACAGCTTGTTCAGGATAATATACCAGCCGGGATTGGTAAGCCGGAATTAGGACCCATTTCAACCGGATTGGGAGAGATTTTCCAGTATGTGGTAAGAGCAAAAAAAGGATACGAAAATGTATATGATGAAACAGAACTGAGAACCATTCAGGACTGGGTGGTCAGAAGACAGCTTCTCGGAACGAAAGGGGTGGCAGATGTAAGCAGTTTCGGAGGTAAACTGAAACAATATGAAATTGCCATTAATCCTAATAAATTACAGGCGTTCAACATCAATATCAATGATGTTTTTGCCGCGCTGGAAAAGAACAACCAGAATACCGGAGGCGCGTATATTGAAAAGAAAGAAACCGTTCTGTTTATCCGCAGTGAAGGACTTTTGGGAAGCACAGAAGATATTGGCAGCATTCAGGTAGCGGAAACCAAAGAAGGTATTCCAGTGCACATTAAAGACGTAGCATCTGTAAAGATTGGTTATGCGACAAGGTATGGCGCTATGACTTATAATGATACCGGAGAAGTGTCCGGAGCTATTGTTCTGATGCTGAAAGTGGAAAATGCCAATGTAGTAATTGGAAATATCAAGCAAAGACTGGAAAAAATTCAGGAATCATTGCCGGAAGGAGTAGTGATTGAACCATTCCTTGACCGTGCCAAAATGGTAAACAATACCATCAGTACCGTAAAAACAAACCTGATGGAAGGCGCTTTGATTGTTGTTTTCATTCTGGTTCTATTTTTAGGAAATTTCAGAGCGGGATTATTGGTTGCTTCCGTGATTCCTTTGGCGATGCTTTTCGCAATTATTATGATGAACATATTCGGGGTGGGAGGAAACCTGATGAGCCTTGGAGCACTGGATTTCGGTCTTATTGTAGACGGAGCCGTTATTATTGTGGAGGCCGTACTGCATCAGCTTGCCCATAAAAAACACTTTGGAAAAGACAATATGCTCACCAAAAAAGAAATGGATGATCAGGTTTCAAGCTCTGCTACCAAAATGGTTAGCAGTGCTGTTTTCGGACAGATCATTATCTTAATCGTATATCTTCCGATTTTTACGCTTCAGGGAATTGAAGGAAAGATGTTCAAGCCTATGGCTCAGACCGTCGCTTTTGCGTTGATTGGGGCATTTATTCTATCCCTGACTTATATTCCGATGATGAGCTCTCTGGTATTAAGCAGAAAGAAAAAGGAAAAAGAAAATATTTCAGACCGTGTCATGGGTAAAGTGGAAACCGGACACCAAAAACTCCTGATGAAAGCTCTTAAATTCAGAAAAACTATAATTATTGGTGTGCTGATTTTATTTGCTGGAGCTGTTTTTACCCTTTCCAGAATGGGTGGAGAATTTATTCCGTCTCTGGAAGAAGGTGATTTTGCTGTTGAAATGAGGGTTCTTCAGGGAAGTAACATTAATGAAACCAAGAAAGCCACCAGCCAGGCCGCAAATATCCTTTTAACACAGTTTCCTGAAGTGGAAAAGGTAGTTATGAAAATTGGTAGTGCAGAAATTCCTACGGAACCAATGCCGATGGATGCGGGAGATATGATTATTGTTTTGAAACCGAAAAAAGAATGGACTTCTGCAAAATCATTTCCTGAACTTTCTGATAAAATGAGCAAAGCATTAAGCGTTATTCCCGGACTGACTACCAGCTTCCAGTTTCCAGTACAAATGCGTTTCAACGAACTGATGACCGGAGCCAGACAGGATGTGGTTTGTAAAATTTACGGCGAAGATCTGGACAGCCTTGCTACCTATGCCAAAAAGATTGGAAGCATCATCAATACTGTAAAAGGGGCACAGGATCTTTATATTGAACCTGTAGTAGGTGCCCCGCAGGTTGTGATTAATTATAACCGTTCTGAGCTGTCCCGATATAATATTTCGGTAGCAGATATCAACAGGGTCATCAATATGGCTTTTGCTGGCCAGACTGCCGGAGCTTTGTATGAAGGAGAGAAGAAGTTTGATATTGTTGTCCGAATGGATAATGAACATAAAAAAGATATTACCAGCATCCGGAATCTTTTGGTTCCTACCTCTTCGGGAGAGCAGATTCCATTGTCACAGCTTGCTAAAGTAGAGCTTAAAAACAGTCCGAACCAGATTCAGAGGGAAGATACCAAAAGGAGAATTATTGTAGGATTTAACGCAAGAGGAAGAGATGTTCAGAGCATTGTGGAAGAACTTCAGCAAAAAACTGCTAAAAGTCTGAAACTATCACCGGGATATACCATTTCTTATGGAGGTGCTTTTGAAAATTTAAATGAAGCCAAAGCCAGATTAGGTATAGCTGTTCCCATTTCGTTAGTGATGATTTTCCTGTTATTGTTCTTTGCTTTTGGATCTGTAAAACACAGCCTGCTGATTTACACAGCTATTCCATTATCAGCGATAGGTGGTGTGTATTTTCTAGCGCTGAGAGGTATGCCTTTCAGCATCAGTGCAGGAGTAGGGTTCATCGCTTTATTTGGAGTGGCTGTACTTAATGGAATTGTTTTAATATCAGAATTTAACCGATTGAAAAATAATGGAATAACTAACACCAACAGAATCGTGCTCATCGGTACAAAAATAAGACTTCGTCCGGTTTTAATGACCGCTTTTGTGGCGTCTCTGGGATTTCTTCCCATGGCAATCAGCAACGGTGCAGGAGCTGAAGTACAGAGACCTTTGGCAACTGTGGTGATTGGAGGACTTATGCTGGCAACTCTTTTAACCTTATTTGTACTCCCAATTTTATACGTCCTTTTTGAACATATTAATAAAGATAAAATGAAATTCTCGAAAAAACTCAATTATAAAAAACTGTCTGTTTTCTTTCTGTTATTGTCCTTCGGAACTTATAAGGCTCAGGAAAGCATTACTTATGATCAGGCTTTGGAAAAAGCATACCAGCAGAACGGGACCCTTAAAAACTCAAAATTAATATCAGATTATCAGGAAAAACTGAAGGCCAGCTATCTGGATATTCCCCAAACGGAAGTTACGGGCGGATTTGGACAGATTCAGGGAGAAGAAACGGATAATTCATTCGGCATTTCTCAAAGGTTCAGCTTTCCGACAGTGTATTCAAAAAGAAAGCAAATGCTGGATGCCGAATGGTCTGCCAGTGTCATCAATCAGAATTTGACCAAAACACAGCTTACCAAAGAAGTAACAGACGTTTTCTACAGAATATTAGTCTTTCAGGAGAAGAAAAAAGTACTGGAATACATCAGTCAGCTTTACAATAATTTTGCAGATAAGGCAGGATTACGATTAAAAAAGGGGGAAGCCAATATTCTGGAGGAATCCACCGCTGAAATTCAGAAAGAACAGATAAAAGTACAGCTGAATACCCTTGAAAATGATTTGAATATCGCAAAACTTCAGCTTCAATTATTACTTCAATCTACAACTTCTTATCAACCTGTTGCAGAAAAGCCTATCATTAATATTGGACTTCAGATTTCAGAAGAAATGGTAAAAAACCATCCTGAGCTTCAATATCTGCAGCAACAGATTAAAGTGGAAGAGGCCGAAGTACAGCTTGAAAAAAGCAGACTGCTTCCGGATCTTCTTATAGGATACACTAATCAAAGTATGAAAAACATCAATAACAACCGTTTCAATTCGGTTCAGGTGGGTGTTGGAATTCCATTGTTTACCAAAGGGCAGAGAGCTTTGGCCAAAGCAGCACAAGCTAAAATCGCCATCTCCGAAAACCAATATCAGAGAAAAGAAATTGAACTTAAAAACAGGCTGAATCAACAACTGAGTAATTATATAAACCAACAGCGGATCATCGAAAATTATGAACAAAAACAGCTTCCAAAATCTGAAATCATTTTAAAAACAGCCCAGAAACAGATGGAAGTAGGAGAAATAGACTATCTGGACTGGGTAATACTGGTGAATCAGGCCGTAAAAACCAAGGCAGATTATATTGATCAGCTGGAAAAACTGAATCAGATCGGAGCCGAACTTCAATTCTTAATTTCAAAATAATACCATCATGCATTTCAAGAATATATCACTATACAGCCTTGCTTTCATCCTTACTTTATCTTCATGTGCAGGAAAAAAAGAGGAAGAAAAAACGGTTTATGAAAACACCAAATTTTCTAAAAACGACAAAAACTCCGTTCATCTTACAGAAAAGCAGATCCAGTCTGTAGGATTAACAACAACAAGTATTCAGAACAGAAATATGGAAAAGCTAGTGAGATTGAACGGAAAAGCGGAAATCGCCCCGTCTCACATTAGTTTGGTTTCCAGTATTATGGGTGGACATATCAAGTCTATCAATGTCATTAATGGAAGCCATTTCAATAAGGGGCAGGTACTTGCGGTGGTAGAAGATCCGCAGTTTATCCAGCTGCAGCAGGATTATCTGGTAACAAAAGCGCAGCTTGAAGCAGCAAGACTGAATTTCAACCGTCAGAAAGATTTGAATACAAGCAAAGCCAGCAGCGATAAGACTATGCAGACTGCTCAGGCAGATTATTCTACTTTGAATGCCACTCTAAAAGGGTTGGAAGAAAAGCTGAGAATCATTGGAATTAATGCCAAAGGTCTGACTACCGGAAATATCCGAAGTAAGATCAATATTTATGCTCCGTTTACAGGTTTTGTAAGTAAAATTCTGGTGAATAACGGGCAGTATATCAACCCCGCAGATACTTTATTTGAACTCATCAATCCGGCTGGATTACTTTTAGAATTAAAAGTTTTTGAAAATGATATAAATGACGTAAAAGTCGGCCAGGAAATTTTGGTGTACAATAATCAAAACCCTGATGTCAAATCCAGTGCCAAAATTGTCAGTGTAGTTCCAAGTATTGAAAATGGAGGTTCCGCAACGGCAATCGCCAAATTATCTTCCGTAAATACTGAATTTGTAAAAGGAATGTATGTGAATGCCGAAGTAAATATCAGCAGCCGTTATACACAAGGGCTTCCTAATGAAGCGGTAGTATCGTTTGAAAACAAAAACTATGTTTTCGAAGACCTTGGAAAATCCAATTATAAAATGATTCCCATAGTAACCGGAATTTCAGATGACCAGTTTACAGAGGTATTAAAAGCTGATTTTTTAAAGGATAAGAAAATTGTACAGAAAGGAGCTTACAGTCTTCTGATGATGCTTAAAAACAAGGCAGAATAGTATTAAATAAATTCTATATCAATAAAAAATAAACGCAAAGTTATCACAGCTATGTATTATAAAGTAAAGAGAGCAAAGAGAGAATCAATTTTATCGATTCATTTAAGCAAATGTATAATCATAAAGCTTCTTCAGCGACAAAGTCGCACTCACAATAAGCATCTGAATCATTGTTACTTTGCGTTAATGAAAATAGAAACATGACATTTGACATGTTTTACATATTGACAAATACTATTTGATGCATAATTCATTTTAAAATAATATTTTTAAGAAGTGAATAGTTGTAAAGGATTTTTAGATGAATAATAAAAGAACTTTTATCAAAAACTTTATGACAAAAAAACCTTTGCACAATTTCCATATTCCGGTAATGGGTCTGGCTTACACAATAGACAGCCCTATTCGTGTTGCCCAATATGGAATTTCTTCTGTGATCTCCATTATTGATGATGAAATCCTGGAAAAAATGAAGAACTTTTACAACAAAAAGTTCAACC
The nucleotide sequence above comes from Chryseobacterium sp. 7. Encoded proteins:
- a CDS encoding MBL fold metallo-hydrolase, with the translated sequence MKLQLWRNATLLLNIDGISILVDPMLGEKGSMGKMPMTESELLNPLVDLPFSREELKKKLEGIDAVAVTHLHPDHWDADAVELLDKNIPVICSEVIADHIAEQGFTNILIVNDHLQWKNIEISTTKGQHGTGEIGEKMGIVNGFVFKKEDKSVYIAGDTIWYDEIAQELNKHQPQHIIVAGGAATFSVGDPIIMTSENIKKVCEYAPESTVWVTHLEAVSHCREDRKFIQDKIRESGLENRCFILDDGQEVELHF
- a CDS encoding efflux RND transporter periplasmic adaptor subunit codes for the protein MHFKNISLYSLAFILTLSSCAGKKEEEKTVYENTKFSKNDKNSVHLTEKQIQSVGLTTTSIQNRNMEKLVRLNGKAEIAPSHISLVSSIMGGHIKSINVINGSHFNKGQVLAVVEDPQFIQLQQDYLVTKAQLEAARLNFNRQKDLNTSKASSDKTMQTAQADYSTLNATLKGLEEKLRIIGINAKGLTTGNIRSKINIYAPFTGFVSKILVNNGQYINPADTLFELINPAGLLLELKVFENDINDVKVGQEILVYNNQNPDVKSSAKIVSVVPSIENGGSATAIAKLSSVNTEFVKGMYVNAEVNISSRYTQGLPNEAVVSFENKNYVFEDLGKSNYKMIPIVTGISDDQFTEVLKADFLKDKKIVQKGAYSLLMMLKNKAE
- a CDS encoding helix-turn-helix domain-containing protein; this translates as MNANDGIIIDDLKKPYFVWFEENWVHDDVLHHHQKGQLVYVESGFQYITIEEKIYLLPQNHAVWIPPNAVHKTNSHSEKIKLMIMFAEISTKVPFYQKVNVFSVPPVLKEMIKYAEKWSKLMTSDDDENVFLKALFNELPRFVEHSLTLHISLPKDQRLTKVMKYLHTHYQHDIKMEDLSDTALLSFRTLERIFKKETGLTLSKYQQMLRIIKSLEFLSSGDLTISETAYKVGYKSVQAYTRSFFSVMQFRPTDFIKTI
- a CDS encoding CusA/CzcA family heavy metal efflux RND transporter; translation: MLNKIIEFSVKNKLIIALFTGALIIFGVYETTQLPIDAQPDITNNQVQIITTAPSYGAADIERLVTFPIEQATSNISGITELRSFSRFGLSLVTVVFDDKTDVYWARQQVQERLQLVQDNIPAGIGKPELGPISTGLGEIFQYVVRAKKGYENVYDETELRTIQDWVVRRQLLGTKGVADVSSFGGKLKQYEIAINPNKLQAFNININDVFAALEKNNQNTGGAYIEKKETVLFIRSEGLLGSTEDIGSIQVAETKEGIPVHIKDVASVKIGYATRYGAMTYNDTGEVSGAIVLMLKVENANVVIGNIKQRLEKIQESLPEGVVIEPFLDRAKMVNNTISTVKTNLMEGALIVVFILVLFLGNFRAGLLVASVIPLAMLFAIIMMNIFGVGGNLMSLGALDFGLIVDGAVIIVEAVLHQLAHKKHFGKDNMLTKKEMDDQVSSSATKMVSSAVFGQIIILIVYLPIFTLQGIEGKMFKPMAQTVAFALIGAFILSLTYIPMMSSLVLSRKKKEKENISDRVMGKVETGHQKLLMKALKFRKTIIIGVLILFAGAVFTLSRMGGEFIPSLEEGDFAVEMRVLQGSNINETKKATSQAANILLTQFPEVEKVVMKIGSAEIPTEPMPMDAGDMIIVLKPKKEWTSAKSFPELSDKMSKALSVIPGLTTSFQFPVQMRFNELMTGARQDVVCKIYGEDLDSLATYAKKIGSIINTVKGAQDLYIEPVVGAPQVVINYNRSELSRYNISVADINRVINMAFAGQTAGALYEGEKKFDIVVRMDNEHKKDITSIRNLLVPTSSGEQIPLSQLAKVELKNSPNQIQREDTKRRIIVGFNARGRDVQSIVEELQQKTAKSLKLSPGYTISYGGAFENLNEAKARLGIAVPISLVMIFLLLFFAFGSVKHSLLIYTAIPLSAIGGVYFLALRGMPFSISAGVGFIALFGVAVLNGIVLISEFNRLKNNGITNTNRIVLIGTKIRLRPVLMTAFVASLGFLPMAISNGAGAEVQRPLATVVIGGLMLATLLTLFVLPILYVLFEHINKDKMKFSKKLNYKKLSVFFLLLSFGTYKAQESITYDQALEKAYQQNGTLKNSKLISDYQEKLKASYLDIPQTEVTGGFGQIQGEETDNSFGISQRFSFPTVYSKRKQMLDAEWSASVINQNLTKTQLTKEVTDVFYRILVFQEKKKVLEYISQLYNNFADKAGLRLKKGEANILEESTAEIQKEQIKVQLNTLENDLNIAKLQLQLLLQSTTSYQPVAEKPIINIGLQISEEMVKNHPELQYLQQQIKVEEAEVQLEKSRLLPDLLIGYTNQSMKNINNNRFNSVQVGVGIPLFTKGQRALAKAAQAKIAISENQYQRKEIELKNRLNQQLSNYINQQRIIENYEQKQLPKSEIILKTAQKQMEVGEIDYLDWVILVNQAVKTKADYIDQLEKLNQIGAELQFLISK
- a CDS encoding CynX/NimT family MFS transporter yields the protein MMKNEVKKNASYVLLLINVLVVILISSNLRSPIVAVAPVLGEVRDALKLDNFQVSLLTSIPLFMFAACSVLVSRFSNKLGISKLLMYSLIILSFGLFLRITGSLWLLFLGSIFIGLGICIGNVVTPGYVKNNFPKQIALMTGIFAVSMNLTAALASGFSVKIGELTGFGWKGSLGIWLVIAALGFLVLSLEFIFNKRNPNSSKMALSTSDFNMFKSAQAWNISIFMGLQSLFYYCLVAWLPSFLADYHMQGESSGWVFFVIQITMIPVTFCCPIIASKMKDQRLMILFICALMFGSTMMFVFLKSQWIYVNAVIIGISNGLSFSLSILFFSTRTKSSINAVKISGMAQSVGYLIAAFGPPLFGKLHDWDISWNSSFYLLSFAVLLMLYFGLKAARNKYVED